A stretch of Caenibius tardaugens NBRC 16725 DNA encodes these proteins:
- a CDS encoding SLC13 family permease produces MTFDQWMIIAILLTMLVVYATERFRVELVAMCGLAAGYLTGVVPVQNMFAGFSSPAVITVAEVLLIVSALSATRVIDDVARRIAGRTTNEIAVLAVLCCTGAFISIFMNNIGALALMFPVTLSVCARLNIPPGRVLMALSFATLLGGTCSLTGTPANLVVNQWKIAETGASFGYFELALVGGPVALAGLACIILAAPRLFRHFAAPETPFETGPTDFLAEMEVPDGSPLVGMHLPQAEDRLTIAIHGVLRHGAHVFARRGDIVLAPGDALLVEAGLTHLDELQDNGTLQGYHFERHPDDGPVERMEVVVMPESLLLGSRISDVMAFAERPVRVVGLASRRRRIEGRFEDLQIGMGDVLVLAGERAAMREVANDCGVLPLSSRRAPRRARAAWPSVAAFAGGILLTAFDIVPAELAFGAVVIAMVMLGSLNLRSALQDMNWTIVLLLACMIPLGLAVEDTGAARVIANALAEYLPSTHPAMVATMVLLLAVTITPFIDNVSTAVVLSPIAVGVSSRTGIPVEPLLMAVAIGASLDFLTPFGHHNNTVVMGAAGYRFRDFPRLGAPLLAICVSVAIACFMLM; encoded by the coding sequence ATGACCTTCGATCAATGGATGATCATTGCCATCCTGCTGACCATGCTCGTCGTCTATGCGACGGAGCGGTTTCGCGTGGAACTGGTCGCCATGTGCGGTCTGGCAGCGGGCTATCTGACCGGCGTGGTGCCGGTGCAGAACATGTTTGCCGGGTTTTCCAGCCCGGCCGTGATTACCGTGGCCGAAGTCCTGCTGATCGTGTCCGCCTTGTCGGCTACGCGCGTGATCGACGATGTCGCCCGCCGCATTGCTGGCCGCACCACGAACGAGATCGCGGTGCTGGCCGTGCTGTGCTGCACCGGGGCGTTCATATCGATCTTTATGAACAATATCGGCGCGCTGGCGCTGATGTTCCCGGTGACCCTGTCCGTCTGTGCGCGGCTGAATATCCCGCCTGGACGCGTCTTGATGGCCCTGTCTTTCGCGACATTGCTGGGCGGAACCTGTTCGCTGACGGGAACGCCCGCCAATCTTGTGGTGAACCAGTGGAAGATTGCGGAAACCGGTGCTTCGTTCGGTTATTTTGAACTCGCGCTGGTGGGTGGGCCGGTGGCTTTGGCGGGGCTGGCCTGCATCATTCTCGCCGCGCCGCGCCTGTTCCGCCATTTCGCCGCGCCGGAAACACCCTTTGAAACCGGGCCGACCGATTTTCTGGCCGAAATGGAAGTGCCCGATGGTTCGCCGCTGGTCGGCATGCATCTGCCACAGGCGGAAGACCGGCTGACGATTGCGATCCACGGGGTGCTGCGGCACGGGGCGCATGTCTTCGCCCGGCGCGGGGATATCGTTCTGGCGCCGGGGGATGCGCTTCTCGTGGAAGCGGGTTTGACGCATCTCGACGAATTGCAGGACAACGGCACCCTGCAGGGATACCACTTTGAACGGCACCCGGACGATGGGCCGGTTGAACGGATGGAAGTGGTTGTGATGCCCGAAAGCCTCCTGCTCGGCTCGCGTATCAGCGATGTCATGGCCTTTGCCGAACGTCCGGTGCGCGTGGTTGGCCTGGCCAGCCGCCGCCGCCGGATCGAGGGCCGGTTCGAGGATTTGCAGATCGGTATGGGCGACGTGCTGGTGCTGGCCGGTGAACGGGCTGCGATGCGCGAAGTGGCCAATGACTGCGGGGTTCTGCCGCTGTCGTCCCGGCGGGCGCCGCGCCGCGCCAGAGCGGCGTGGCCCAGTGTCGCCGCCTTCGCTGGCGGTATCCTGCTGACCGCGTTCGACATCGTGCCGGCGGAACTGGCCTTCGGTGCCGTGGTCATCGCCATGGTCATGCTGGGTAGCCTCAATTTGCGCAGCGCGTTGCAGGATATGAACTGGACGATCGTGCTTCTGCTGGCCTGCATGATCCCGCTGGGGCTCGCCGTTGAAGATACCGGCGCTGCGCGTGTGATTGCCAATGCACTGGCCGAGTACCTGCCGTCCACCCATCCGGCGATGGTGGCGACCATGGTATTGTTACTGGCAGTGACTATCACGCCGTTTATCGACAATGTCTCGACCGCCGTGGTGCTGAGCCCGATTGCCGTAGGGGTGTCGTCACGGACCGGGATACCGGTCGAACCGCTGCTGATGGCGGTTGCGATTGGCGCTTCACTCGATTTTCTGACGCCGTTCGGGCATCACAACAACACGGTCGTGATGGGCGCGGCGGGGTATCGGTTCCGGGATTTCCCCCGTCTGGGCGCCCCCTTGCTGGCGATCTGCGTCAGTGTCGCGATCGCCTGCTTCATGCTGATGTAA
- the cyoB gene encoding cytochrome o ubiquinol oxidase subunit I has protein sequence MTPHPAPETGPILGRLSLEAIPLHEPILIFTFIAVAIGGIAMLALLTKYRLWGYLWKEWFTTVDHKRIGIMYMILGLVMFLRGFADAIMMRIQQAMAFHGSEGYLNAHHYDQIFTAHGVIMIFFVAMPFITGLMNYIVPLQIGARDVSFPFLNNFSFWMTTAGAVLVMVSLFIGEFAQTGWLAYPPLSGIAYSPNVGVDYYIWALQIAGVGTTLSGINLIVTILKLRAPGMNLMKMPVFTWTSLCANILIVASFPVLTAVLALLSLDRYVDTNFFTNDFGGSPMMYVNLIWIWGHPEVYILILPLFGVFSEVTSTFSGKRLFGYTSMVYATICITILSYLVWLHHFFTMGSGASVNSFFGITTMVISIPTGAKLFNWLFTMYRGRIRFDLPMMWTVAFMLTFVIGGMTGVLLAVPPADFVLHNSLFLIAHFHNVIIGGVLFGLFAAINYWWPKAFGFKLDVFWGKISFWCWVVGFWLAFMPLYILGLMGVTRRMRVFDDPSLQIWFVIAGIGAAVIAVGILAMLIQFAVSIWKRDELRDETGDPWGGRTLEWATSSPPPDYNFAFTPVIHDLDAWQDMKQRGAARPLSGFRDIHMPSNTGAGIILAGISLVCGFALVWHIWWLAGLSFIALIGGAITHTFNYKRDFHIPAATVAETEDARTRQLAAGA, from the coding sequence ATGACACCGCATCCCGCACCCGAAACCGGACCCATCCTCGGCCGCCTGTCGCTCGAGGCCATTCCGCTGCATGAACCGATCCTGATCTTCACCTTTATCGCGGTGGCGATCGGCGGGATCGCGATGCTGGCCCTGCTGACCAAATACCGCCTGTGGGGCTATCTCTGGAAAGAGTGGTTCACCACGGTCGATCACAAGAGGATCGGGATCATGTACATGATCCTGGGACTGGTCATGTTCCTGCGCGGGTTTGCCGATGCAATCATGATGCGCATCCAGCAGGCCATGGCGTTTCATGGTTCGGAAGGGTACCTGAACGCCCATCACTACGACCAGATCTTTACCGCGCACGGCGTGATCATGATCTTTTTCGTGGCGATGCCGTTCATTACCGGGCTGATGAACTACATCGTGCCGCTACAGATCGGCGCGCGCGACGTATCGTTCCCGTTCCTGAACAATTTCAGCTTCTGGATGACCACGGCTGGCGCCGTTCTGGTCATGGTATCGCTGTTCATCGGGGAATTCGCGCAGACCGGCTGGCTGGCCTATCCGCCGCTGTCCGGGATCGCCTACAGCCCCAATGTCGGCGTGGATTACTATATCTGGGCACTACAGATAGCCGGGGTCGGGACAACCTTGTCAGGCATCAACCTGATCGTCACGATCCTGAAACTGCGCGCGCCCGGCATGAACCTGATGAAGATGCCCGTCTTCACCTGGACCTCGCTCTGCGCCAATATCCTGATCGTCGCCTCGTTCCCGGTGCTGACGGCGGTTCTCGCCCTGCTCAGCCTTGACCGCTACGTCGACACGAACTTCTTCACGAACGATTTCGGCGGCAGCCCGATGATGTACGTGAACCTGATCTGGATCTGGGGCCACCCCGAAGTCTACATCCTGATCCTGCCGCTGTTCGGCGTGTTCTCCGAAGTAACCTCGACCTTCTCGGGCAAGCGCCTGTTCGGCTATACCTCGATGGTTTACGCCACGATCTGTATCACGATCCTCAGCTATCTCGTGTGGCTGCACCACTTCTTCACGATGGGATCGGGGGCCAGCGTCAACAGCTTCTTCGGCATTACCACGATGGTGATCTCGATCCCGACAGGGGCCAAGCTCTTCAACTGGCTGTTCACGATGTACCGTGGCCGTATCCGCTTCGATCTGCCGATGATGTGGACGGTCGCCTTCATGCTGACTTTCGTGATCGGCGGGATGACCGGCGTGCTGCTGGCCGTGCCGCCCGCAGACTTCGTGCTGCACAACTCGCTGTTCCTGATCGCGCACTTCCATAACGTGATCATCGGCGGCGTGCTGTTCGGCCTGTTTGCCGCGATCAACTACTGGTGGCCCAAGGCCTTCGGCTTCAAGCTCGACGTGTTCTGGGGCAAGATCAGCTTTTGGTGCTGGGTCGTCGGCTTCTGGCTTGCCTTCATGCCGCTTTACATCCTTGGCCTCATGGGTGTGACACGCCGCATGCGGGTGTTCGACGATCCGTCGTTGCAGATCTGGTTCGTGATTGCCGGCATCGGTGCGGCGGTTATCGCGGTGGGCATCCTTGCCATGCTGATCCAGTTCGCGGTCAGCATCTGGAAGCGCGACGAACTGCGCGATGAAACCGGCGATCCGTGGGGCGGCCGTACGCTGGAGTGGGCGACCAGTTCGCCCCCGCCAGACTACAACTTCGCCTTCACACCGGTGATCCATGATCTCGATGCGTGGCAGGACATGAAGCAGCGTGGTGCCGCGCGGCCACTGTCGGGCTTCCGCGACATCCACATGCCCAGCAATACCGGCGCCGGAATTATTCTGGCCGGGATCAGCCTGGTCTGCGGCTTTGCGTTGGTCTGGCACATCTGGTGGCTTGCCGGGCTGAGCTTCATCGCCCTGATCGGCGGCGCGATCACGCATACGTTCAATTACAAGCGCGACTTCCACATTCCCGCGGCAACCGTGGCGGAAACCGAAGATGCGCGAACCCGCCAGCTGGCCGCCGGAGCCTGA
- a CDS encoding MFS transporter has product MSADIVPTVQAENDARLHDADGHRIAPGEIAIGVIIGRTSEFFDFFVYAIASVLVFPKVFFPFVDPLTGTLYSFGLFALAFLARPVGTMIFTAIDRAYGRGAKLTIALFLLGGSTAAIAFLPGYESIGIAAVLLLALFRMGQGVALGGSWDGLASLLAINAPEGKRGWYAMIPQLGAPLGLIVASLLFMFLVSALSAEDFLGWGWRYPFFVAFAINVVALFARLRIVVTPEYARLFEDRSLEPASVMQTIRSEWRLIAIGAFAPLASFAMFHMVTVYPLSWVFLFTEESPSRFLAIEAMAAALGVVAIIVSGYLADRFGRRTVLGVTAAAIAAFSGFAPQLLDAGEAGEAAFMFIGFVLLGLAFGQSSGALSSSFSRRHRYTGSALTSDLAWLFGAGFAPLVALWLSSQYGLLAAGGYLLSGAIVTLLALWLNAELGRSID; this is encoded by the coding sequence ATGAGCGCCGATATTGTGCCAACCGTTCAGGCCGAAAACGATGCCCGGCTCCATGATGCCGATGGCCATCGCATTGCGCCGGGCGAGATCGCCATCGGGGTAATTATCGGCCGCACATCGGAATTCTTCGACTTTTTCGTCTATGCGATTGCTTCGGTTCTGGTTTTTCCGAAGGTGTTCTTTCCCTTCGTCGATCCGTTGACGGGCACGCTCTATTCCTTTGGCCTGTTTGCGCTGGCATTCCTCGCCCGGCCCGTGGGGACGATGATCTTCACTGCGATCGACCGGGCCTATGGGCGCGGCGCGAAGCTGACGATTGCCCTGTTCCTGCTGGGCGGTTCCACGGCGGCGATCGCCTTCCTGCCCGGCTATGAAAGCATCGGGATCGCGGCCGTGCTGCTGCTCGCGCTGTTCCGCATGGGGCAGGGTGTGGCGCTGGGCGGTTCGTGGGATGGCCTCGCATCGCTGCTGGCGATCAATGCCCCGGAAGGGAAACGCGGCTGGTATGCCATGATCCCGCAACTGGGCGCGCCGCTGGGTCTGATTGTCGCCAGCCTGCTGTTCATGTTTCTGGTTTCTGCGCTTTCGGCGGAGGACTTCCTTGGGTGGGGCTGGCGTTATCCGTTCTTCGTGGCCTTCGCGATCAACGTGGTGGCGCTGTTCGCGCGTTTGCGGATCGTGGTGACGCCGGAATATGCGCGGCTGTTCGAAGACCGCTCGCTGGAACCGGCATCGGTCATGCAAACGATCCGTTCGGAATGGCGCCTTATTGCCATTGGCGCATTTGCCCCGCTGGCCAGCTTTGCCATGTTCCACATGGTGACGGTCTATCCGTTGTCCTGGGTGTTCCTGTTCACCGAAGAATCCCCCTCGCGCTTCCTTGCGATCGAAGCGATGGCTGCGGCGCTGGGCGTGGTGGCCATTATTGTCTCGGGCTATCTGGCGGACCGGTTCGGACGGCGTACCGTTCTGGGTGTCACCGCAGCGGCTATCGCGGCCTTCAGCGGTTTCGCGCCGCAATTGCTGGACGCGGGCGAAGCAGGTGAAGCGGCGTTCATGTTCATTGGCTTCGTGCTTCTCGGTCTGGCATTCGGCCAGTCTTCGGGTGCGCTGTCGTCCAGTTTTTCGCGCCGCCATCGCTACACCGGGTCGGCGCTGACATCCGATCTCGCGTGGTTGTTCGGCGCGGGTTTCGCGCCGCTGGTGGCGCTGTGGCTGTCCAGCCAGTATGGCCTGCTTGCGGCCGGTGGATACCTGCTGTCCGGCGCGATCGTGACGCTGCTTGCGCTCTGGCTCAACGCCGAACTCGGTCGTTCGATCGACTGA
- the cysW gene encoding sulfate ABC transporter permease subunit CysW: MNGILALSRALRARHLLIAAALTFIALFLVLPLVSVFAQGLAKGWAAYGSALIQPDALSAIKLTLLVAAISVPVNIVFGIVAAWAIAKFDFPGKSLLITFIDLPFSVSPVVAGLIYVLLFGAQGWVGPWLREHDIQIIFAVPGIVLATIFVTFPFVARELIPLMLEQGRDDEEAALSLGASGFQTFLRVTLPNIRWGLLYGVLLCNARAMGEFGAVSVVSGHLRGLTNTMPLHVEILYNEYNFVAAFAVASLLALLALVTLVLKSIVEWRFDYHRGSAGH, from the coding sequence ATGAACGGTATACTGGCCTTGTCCAGAGCGCTCCGTGCACGGCACCTGCTGATCGCGGCGGCCCTCACATTCATCGCGCTTTTCCTCGTCCTGCCGCTGGTTTCTGTCTTCGCGCAGGGGCTGGCCAAAGGATGGGCTGCCTATGGCAGTGCGCTGATCCAGCCCGATGCGCTGTCGGCCATCAAGCTGACGCTGCTGGTCGCCGCGATCAGTGTTCCGGTCAATATCGTGTTCGGCATCGTGGCTGCCTGGGCCATCGCCAAGTTCGATTTTCCCGGCAAGAGCCTGCTGATCACGTTTATCGATCTGCCGTTCTCGGTTTCGCCGGTAGTGGCCGGGTTGATCTATGTCCTGCTGTTCGGAGCACAGGGCTGGGTTGGCCCGTGGCTGCGCGAACATGATATCCAGATCATCTTCGCGGTTCCCGGGATCGTGCTGGCCACGATTTTTGTGACGTTCCCCTTCGTGGCGCGTGAACTGATCCCGCTGATGCTGGAACAGGGCCGGGATGACGAGGAAGCGGCCCTGTCGCTCGGGGCCAGTGGCTTCCAGACATTCCTGCGTGTGACCTTGCCCAATATCCGCTGGGGCCTGCTTTACGGGGTGTTGCTCTGCAATGCGCGGGCCATGGGGGAATTTGGCGCGGTCTCGGTCGTGTCGGGGCACTTGCGGGGATTGACCAACACGATGCCGCTGCATGTCGAGATTCTCTACAACGAATACAACTTCGTCGCCGCCTTTGCCGTCGCCTCGCTGCTCGCCTTGCTGGCACTGGTGACGCTGGTTCTGAAATCCATTGTCGAATGGCGATTTGACTATCACCGCGGGAGTGCCGGACATTGA
- a CDS encoding sulfate ABC transporter substrate-binding protein, giving the protein MTGFRTIRAWGVTALAAVSLASLAACSGGNDGKDGAAKIELLNVSYDPTRELYEAINPKFAAEWKAETGQDVTIKMSHGGSGKQARAVIDGLDADVATLALAYDTDEIAQRTQALPKTWQSRLPHNSSPYTSTIVFLVRHGNPKGIKDWNDLVKPGVAVITPNPKTSGGARWNFLAAWAYAEKAYGSDAAAEDFVRKLFANVPVLDSGARGSTTTFVERGIGDVLLAWENEAFLAQKELGKGKFDIVAPSLSILAEPPVALVDRNAERHGATKVANAYLKYLYTPEAQDIIAKNYYRPIDEAVAAKYAAVFPKIELVTVDGEFGGWQAAQKKFFSEGGVFDKIFAATKR; this is encoded by the coding sequence ATGACAGGATTTCGGACAATCCGTGCATGGGGGGTAACTGCGCTTGCTGCGGTCAGCCTCGCCAGTCTGGCAGCCTGCTCCGGCGGGAACGACGGGAAAGACGGCGCCGCAAAGATCGAGTTGCTGAACGTTTCCTACGATCCGACGCGTGAGCTGTACGAAGCAATCAATCCCAAGTTCGCTGCTGAATGGAAGGCGGAAACGGGGCAGGACGTCACCATCAAGATGAGCCACGGCGGTTCGGGCAAGCAGGCCCGGGCGGTGATCGATGGTCTCGATGCCGATGTGGCGACGCTGGCGCTGGCCTACGATACCGATGAAATCGCGCAGCGGACGCAGGCTTTGCCCAAGACCTGGCAATCGCGCCTGCCGCACAACAGTTCGCCCTACACCTCGACGATCGTTTTCCTCGTTCGCCACGGCAATCCCAAGGGGATCAAGGACTGGAACGATCTGGTGAAGCCGGGCGTGGCGGTAATCACACCCAATCCCAAGACCAGCGGCGGTGCGCGCTGGAACTTCCTGGCGGCATGGGCCTATGCCGAGAAGGCCTATGGTTCGGATGCGGCGGCGGAAGATTTCGTGCGCAAGCTGTTCGCCAATGTGCCGGTGCTGGATAGCGGTGCACGCGGTTCGACCACCACATTTGTGGAGCGCGGTATCGGCGATGTCCTGTTGGCATGGGAAAACGAGGCGTTCCTCGCCCAGAAGGAATTGGGCAAGGGCAAGTTCGACATCGTCGCGCCTTCGCTGTCCATTCTGGCGGAACCGCCGGTGGCGCTGGTTGATCGCAATGCCGAACGCCACGGGGCGACCAAGGTTGCAAACGCGTACCTCAAGTATCTCTACACGCCTGAGGCACAGGATATCATTGCCAAGAATTACTACCGGCCGATCGATGAAGCGGTGGCGGCGAAGTACGCGGCCGTGTTTCCGAAAATCGAACTCGTCACTGTGGATGGAGAGTTCGGTGGCTGGCAGGCCGCCCAGAAGAAATTCTTCAGTGAAGGCGGTGTGTTCGACAAGATCTTTGCAGCAACGAAGCGCTGA
- the cyoC gene encoding cytochrome o ubiquinol oxidase subunit III, which produces MSTAPLSPSGEQAAFYDLDEHAHPEGHSTMLGFWIYLMSDCLIFAILFACFGVLGGNFAAGPGPKDLFDLNLIALNTAMLLFSSITYGFAMLAMQQGKLRQTQTWLVVTGLFGLAFLGIELYEFHHLIHIGATPQRSAFLSAFFTLVGTHGLHVTFGLVWMATLLVQLNRHGLIQANRRRVACLSLFWHFLDVIWIGVFTFVYLLGML; this is translated from the coding sequence ATGAGCACTGCCCCTCTTTCCCCCTCCGGCGAACAGGCCGCGTTCTACGATCTGGACGAACACGCCCACCCCGAAGGCCACAGCACGATGCTGGGTTTCTGGATCTACCTGATGAGCGACTGTCTCATCTTCGCGATCCTGTTTGCCTGTTTCGGCGTGCTGGGCGGCAACTTCGCCGCAGGTCCCGGCCCCAAGGACCTGTTCGACCTGAACCTGATCGCGCTGAACACCGCGATGCTGCTGTTCTCGTCGATCACATACGGTTTCGCCATGCTGGCCATGCAGCAGGGCAAACTGCGCCAGACGCAGACCTGGCTGGTGGTGACCGGGCTGTTCGGCCTCGCGTTCCTCGGGATTGAACTTTACGAGTTCCATCACCTGATCCACATCGGCGCCACCCCGCAACGCAGCGCGTTCCTTTCGGCGTTCTTCACGCTGGTCGGCACGCACGGCCTGCACGTGACATTCGGCCTTGTCTGGATGGCCACGCTGCTGGTGCAACTGAACCGCCACGGATTGATTCAGGCCAACAGGCGCCGCGTCGCCTGCCTCAGCCTGTTCTGGCACTTCCTCGACGTCATCTGGATCGGCGTCTTCACATTTGTCTATCTTCTGGGAATGCTGTGA
- a CDS encoding RrF2 family transcriptional regulator, which translates to MISNKAKYAFRALLAVASAPEGESLTSAEIARRNSIPHKFLEQILLDLKKAGILDSRRGKSGGYVMLRPADTISFGEVLRLFEGPLAPLPCLSRQSYRKCEDCESEVRCEIRREFGRAYEASRQVLDSRTIADALRDGASIPEIRHDDRLAG; encoded by the coding sequence ATGATATCGAACAAGGCAAAATATGCATTCCGGGCATTGCTCGCTGTGGCATCTGCACCCGAGGGTGAATCGCTGACCAGCGCGGAAATCGCGCGCCGCAATTCTATCCCGCACAAGTTCCTCGAACAGATCCTGCTCGATCTGAAAAAGGCGGGCATTCTGGACAGTCGCCGTGGCAAAAGTGGCGGATATGTGATGCTTAGGCCCGCTGACACGATCAGTTTCGGGGAAGTGCTGCGCCTGTTCGAAGGGCCGTTGGCGCCGTTGCCCTGCCTTTCGCGCCAATCCTATCGCAAGTGTGAGGATTGCGAGAGCGAAGTGCGCTGTGAAATCCGCCGGGAGTTCGGCCGGGCCTATGAGGCGAGCCGCCAGGTTCTCGATTCGCGGACGATTGCGGACGCCTTGCGCGATGGCGCTTCCATCCCCGAAATACGCCACGACGACCGTCTGGCGGGGTGA
- the cysT gene encoding sulfate ABC transporter permease subunit CysT, with product MSSPLQVPLDTPPKRRRARSVIPGFGLTMGLTLAWLSLIVLIPLSTVFVRSAGMGLQDFLAAGFSDRALAAYKVSFGTAFLAAVVNGVFGLLTAWVLVRYSFPGKRIVNALVDLPFALPTAVAGIALTAIYAGNGWVGQFLEPLGLKVAYTPLGIVAALIFIGLPFVVRSVEPILEDFGVELEEAALSLGARPWQVFLRVILPAILPALLTGFALAFARGVGEYGSVIFIAGNMPYKSEIAPLLIVTQLEQYDYAAATAIATVMLVASFAILLLINVVQAWSRRRMAA from the coding sequence TTGAGCAGTCCACTGCAGGTGCCACTGGACACCCCGCCAAAGCGGCGTAGGGCCCGCTCGGTCATTCCGGGTTTCGGTCTTACCATGGGCCTTACGCTGGCCTGGTTGTCGCTGATCGTCCTGATCCCGCTGAGCACGGTGTTTGTGCGGTCTGCCGGGATGGGGCTGCAGGATTTCCTCGCCGCCGGTTTTTCGGACCGCGCCCTGGCCGCTTACAAGGTGAGCTTCGGGACAGCCTTTCTGGCAGCGGTGGTGAACGGTGTATTCGGTTTGCTGACCGCATGGGTGCTGGTTCGCTACAGTTTCCCGGGCAAGCGCATCGTCAATGCGCTGGTCGATCTTCCCTTTGCCTTGCCGACCGCCGTTGCCGGTATCGCGCTGACCGCGATCTATGCAGGCAATGGCTGGGTGGGGCAGTTCCTTGAACCGCTGGGGCTCAAGGTGGCCTATACCCCGCTGGGCATCGTGGCTGCGCTGATCTTCATCGGCTTGCCTTTCGTCGTGCGGTCGGTTGAGCCGATCCTTGAGGATTTCGGTGTCGAACTGGAAGAAGCGGCGCTGTCGCTGGGCGCGCGGCCTTGGCAGGTGTTCCTGCGGGTCATTCTGCCTGCGATCCTGCCGGCCTTGCTCACCGGTTTCGCGCTCGCTTTCGCGCGTGGCGTCGGGGAATACGGTTCGGTGATCTTCATTGCAGGGAACATGCCCTACAAGTCGGAAATCGCGCCGCTGCTGATTGTGACCCAACTCGAACAGTATGACTATGCAGCCGCAACCGCGATTGCGACGGTCATGCTGGTCGCTTCCTTCGCGATCCTGCTGCTGATCAATGTCGTGCAGGCGTGGAGCCGCAGGAGGATGGCGGCATGA
- the cyoA gene encoding ubiquinol oxidase subunit II: protein MPFPRIASRLRPLSALAIVPFLAGCGELVVLDPAGDIARQQGDLIVISTLLMLLIIIPVMALTIFFAWRYRAANKEATYKPDWDHSTQLELVIWAAPLLIIICLGAITWVATHLLDPYRPLARTDVDKPVVAEVKPLDVNVVALDWKWLFIYPEQGIATVNELAVPVDRPVRFRISASSVMNSFYIPAMAGQIYAMPAMETKLHGVMNEPGDFMGFSANYSGAGFSNMRFAVKSLDDAAFDKWIAQAKGAGGTLDRAAYLQLERPSEKEPVRRFATVEPGLFDLVVNLCVEPGKMCMHDMMAADARGGMGLAGIHNVRDLAYDKFAARGTAAVRPVRYVASTCTTPMASPAQLPINPVDHQPLTGQGLSRPGDAPHGTSLALFDNRGPVSRPAF, encoded by the coding sequence ATGCCCTTTCCACGAATCGCTTCGCGGCTCCGGCCGCTGTCCGCGCTTGCCATCGTGCCATTTCTCGCTGGCTGCGGCGAATTGGTAGTGCTTGACCCCGCTGGCGACATCGCGCGCCAGCAGGGCGACCTGATTGTCATTTCCACGCTGCTGATGCTGCTGATCATCATCCCGGTGATGGCGCTGACGATCTTCTTCGCCTGGCGCTATCGCGCGGCCAACAAGGAAGCGACCTACAAACCGGATTGGGACCACTCCACCCAACTCGAACTGGTGATCTGGGCCGCCCCGCTGCTGATCATCATCTGCCTCGGCGCGATTACCTGGGTCGCGACCCATCTGCTCGATCCCTATCGCCCGCTTGCGCGCACCGATGTGGACAAGCCGGTGGTGGCCGAAGTCAAACCGCTCGACGTCAATGTTGTCGCGCTCGACTGGAAATGGCTGTTCATCTATCCGGAACAGGGCATTGCCACCGTGAACGAACTGGCGGTTCCTGTCGATCGCCCCGTGCGTTTCCGCATCTCGGCCTCGTCGGTTATGAATTCGTTCTATATCCCGGCCATGGCCGGGCAGATCTACGCCATGCCCGCCATGGAAACGAAGCTGCACGGCGTGATGAATGAGCCGGGCGATTTCATGGGCTTTTCCGCCAATTACAGCGGCGCCGGGTTCTCCAACATGCGTTTCGCCGTGAAGAGCCTCGACGATGCCGCGTTTGACAAGTGGATCGCGCAGGCCAAGGGCGCGGGCGGCACGCTGGACCGTGCAGCCTATCTCCAGCTCGAACGCCCCAGCGAGAAAGAGCCCGTCCGTCGCTTCGCCACGGTGGAGCCGGGCCTGTTCGATCTGGTCGTCAATCTCTGCGTCGAACCCGGCAAGATGTGCATGCATGACATGATGGCCGCCGATGCGCGCGGCGGCATGGGCCTTGCAGGTATCCATAACGTGCGCGATCTCGCCTATGACAAGTTCGCCGCGCGCGGCACCGCCGCCGTCAGGCCAGTGCGCTATGTCGCCTCCACCTGCACGACACCGATGGCATCGCCTGCGCAGCTTCCGATCAACCCTGTCGATCACCAGCCGTTGACCGGCCAGGGGCTGTCCCGTCCGGGCGATGCCCCGCACGGCACGTCGCTGGCTCTGTTCGACAATCGCGGCCCCGTGTCGCGTCCCGCCTTCTGA